The proteins below come from a single Falco rusticolus isolate bFalRus1 chromosome 18, bFalRus1.pri, whole genome shotgun sequence genomic window:
- the LOC119159090 gene encoding cytochrome b561: protein MDGAPPPASPAGLSAYVAVSQLLGLTLLATTGAWLGRYRGGVAWHSPLQFNVHPLCMVLGMVFLQGDALLVYRVFRHEAKRPTKVLHALLHGLALVIALVGIVAVFESHRSKGIPDMYSLHSWCGMATFVLYLLQWLLGCGFFLLPGASFSLRSRYKPQHIFFGIALFALSIAACLLGITEMLLFNIRDSYSHFVPEGVLANTLGVLLVVFGLVVGYVLTRDDWKRPPLAEELALSMDFKTLTEGESPGGGSQ from the exons ATGGACGGGGCCCCACCAcccgccagccccgccgggCTCTCAGCGTACGTGGCCGTGTCGCAGCTGCTGGGCCTGACGCTGCTGGCCACCACGGGCGCCTGGCTGGGCCGCTACCGGGGCGGCGtggcctggcacagcccccTCCAGTTCAACGTGCACCCCCTCTGCATGGTGCTGGGCATGGTCTTCCTCCAAGGTGACG CTCTCCTGGTCTACCGGGTCTTCAGGCACGAAGCCAAGCGCCCCACCAAGGTGCTGCACGCGCTGCTCCATGGGCTGGCGCTGGTCATCGCCCTCGTCG GCATCGTTGCTGTCTTCGAGTCCCACCGCAGCAAAGGCATCCCCGACATGTACAGCCTGCACAGCTGGTGCGGGATGGCCACCTTTGTGCTTTACCTCCTGCAG TGGCTCCTGGGCTGTGGTTTCTTCCTGCTCCCCGGTGCCTCCTTCTCGCTGCGCAGCCGGTACAAGCCCCAGCACATCTTCTTCGGCATTGCCCTCTTTGCCCTCTCCATCGCTGCCTGCTTGCTGGGCATCACCGAGATGCTCCTCTTCAACATCAG GGATTCCTACAGCCACTTTGTGCCTGAGGGTGTCCTGGCCAACACCttgggggtgctgctggtggtctTTGGGCTGGTGGTGGGCTACGTGTTGACGCGGGATGACTGGAAGCGCCCGCCGCTGGCTGAGGAGCTGGCCCTCTCCATGGACTTCAAGACCCTGACGGAGGGCGAGAGCCCCGGTGGTGGCAGCCAGTGA